A genome region from Triticum aestivum cultivar Chinese Spring chromosome 2B, IWGSC CS RefSeq v2.1, whole genome shotgun sequence includes the following:
- the LOC123046109 gene encoding vegetative cell wall protein gp1-like: MAINANCRRVQASLRSSRPRPLRPSSIPSSPAEAPRPSRRHPSLAMAPPTGASPASGHSSAGSCSPAPVPASSTPSSSSSEHELHRLPPPPCSVHRLLRQIRRGPAFPASSPPPGRRAAPPETSSAVALRVLSLLVYVRRRRARSPRFRPPPRPWATSTEPAFWRDPSPASATTPEAAPPQRASSRASPQLSTPAALSSSAATPRPAKAPRQAAGGVAC; the protein is encoded by the exons ATGGCCATCAACGCCAACTGCCGCCGCGTGCAGGCCTCGCTCCGATCCAGCCGCCCAAGACCTCTCCGCCCCAGTTCCATCCCATCCTCGCCTGCCGAAGCCCCGCGTCCCAGCCGCCGTCACCCGAGCTTGGCCATGGCGCCGCCAACCGGAGCTTCGCCCGCCTCCGGCCATTCCTCGGCCGGCTCCTGCAGCCCCGCGCCCGTCCCGGCCTCCTCCACGCCAAGCAGCAGCTCGTCGGAGCACGAGCTCCACCGG CTCCCGCCGCCGCCCTGCTCCGTTCATCGCCTTCTCCGCCAGATCCGGCGAGGCCCTGCGTTCCCAGCCTCGTCCCCGCCACCAGGTCGCCGCGCCGCACCACCGGAGACCAGCAGCGCCGTCGCACTCCGTGTCCTATCCCTGCTCGTGTACGTGCGCAGGAGACGCGCCAGGTCGCCTCGATTCAGGCCTCCTCCTCGCCCGTGGGCCACCAGCACCGAGCCGGCTTTCTGGCGAGACCCCAGTCCTGCCTCAGCCACTACGCCTGAAGCCGCCCCGCCGCAGCGCGCCTCCTCGCGTGCCTCGCCCCAACTGAGCACGCCGGCCGCCTTGTCCTCCTCCGCCGCGACGCCTCGGCCCGCGAAGGCGCCTCGCCAAGCAGCGGGAGGAGTTGCGTGCTAG